The proteins below come from a single uncultured Carboxylicivirga sp. genomic window:
- the lgt gene encoding prolipoprotein diacylglyceryl transferase has translation MILNYIHWNVDPEIFSLGFLHVRYYGLCFAIAFMLGYYILEKMFKSEGIDETWLEKLFMYVVIATIVGARLGHVFFYGWDYYSKHLGDIIKIWEGGLASHGGAIGILVALYFYSKKVTKKSMIWTLDRLVISVALAAMFIRLGNLMNSEIYGHATELPWAFQFITNMHAWQQGAEPIYSAPSHPTQIYEALCYLFTFVVLFFTYWKTNAKEKQGLLFGIFLIGIFMSRFFIEFVKNNQETWEEGMTLNMGQWLSIPFVIAGVYFIYNAIKKN, from the coding sequence ATGATACTTAATTACATTCATTGGAACGTTGATCCTGAGATTTTCAGTCTTGGTTTTTTACATGTTCGTTATTACGGTTTGTGTTTTGCCATTGCTTTTATGCTGGGATATTACATACTCGAAAAAATGTTTAAGTCAGAAGGTATTGATGAAACCTGGCTTGAAAAGCTTTTTATGTATGTGGTAATAGCTACTATTGTAGGTGCACGATTAGGCCATGTATTCTTTTATGGTTGGGATTATTATTCGAAACACTTAGGCGATATCATTAAGATATGGGAAGGTGGATTAGCCAGTCATGGAGGTGCCATAGGTATATTGGTTGCTTTGTATTTCTATTCGAAAAAAGTGACCAAAAAAAGCATGATCTGGACCTTGGATCGATTGGTAATATCGGTGGCTTTGGCAGCTATGTTTATCCGTTTGGGTAACTTGATGAATTCCGAGATTTACGGTCATGCAACAGAACTGCCATGGGCATTTCAGTTTATCACTAATATGCATGCGTGGCAACAAGGGGCAGAGCCTATTTATTCAGCTCCATCGCATCCAACGCAGATTTATGAAGCCTTGTGTTATCTGTTTACTTTTGTAGTATTGTTTTTTACTTATTGGAAAACGAATGCAAAAGAAAAGCAAGGATTGTTGTTCGGAATATTCTTAATTGGTATTTTTATGTCCCGATTCTTCATCGAGTTTGTAAAAAACAATCAAGAAACCTGGGAAGAGGGAATGACACTAAATATGGGACAATGGCTTAGTATTCCGTTTGTAATAGCCGGAGTATATTTTATCTATAATGCAATAAAGAAAAATTAG